The proteins below come from a single Vitis riparia cultivar Riparia Gloire de Montpellier isolate 1030 unplaced genomic scaffold, EGFV_Vit.rip_1.0 scaffold644_pilon_pilon, whole genome shotgun sequence genomic window:
- the LOC117910193 gene encoding endochitinase EP3-like codes for MESKALALILLAGILAGALPGSTVAQDCGCSSDQCCSQWGYCGTGDDYCGTGCQSGPCTSTSNNVSVSDVVTQEFFDGIIDQADSSCAGKNFYTRAAFLDALNSYPRFGTEGSTDDSLREIAAFFGHVTHETGHFCYIEEINGTSNDYCDEDNTQYPCVSGKDYYGRGPIQLSWNYNYGAAGDSIGFDGLNNPETVATDVDIAFKTALWYWMTNVHSVIDQGFGATIRAINSIECDGGNTAAVNARVEYYTEYCNELGVSTGDNLTC; via the exons ATGGAATCCAAAGCTCTAGCTCTAATCCTTCTCGCCGGAATCCTCGCCGGAGCCCTGCCGGGGTCTACGGTGGCTCAGGACTGCGGCTGCTCCTCTGACCAGTGTTGCAGCCAGTGGGGGTACTGTGGCACCGGCGACGACTACTGCGGCACCGGCTGCCAGTCCGGTCCTTGCACTTCGACTAGTAACAATGTCTCGGTCTCGGATGTTGTGACACAGGAATTCTTTGATGGGATTATTGATCAAGCTGACTCGAGCTGCGCCGGGAAGAACTTCTACACCCGGGCGGCGTTTCTCGATGCTTTGAATTCGTATCCTCGGTTTGGCACGGAAGGTTCCACGGATGATTCTCTCCGTGAGATCGCAGCCTTCTTTGGACATGTCACGCATGAGACTGGAC ACTTTTGTTACATAGAGGAGATAAATGGTACGTCGAATGACTATTGTGATGAGGACAATACACAATATCCATGTGTGTCCGGGAAGGATTACTATGGCCGTGGACCGATTCAACTATCATGGAACTACAACTACGGTGCAGCTGGGGATAGCATTGGGTTTGATGGCTTGAACAATCCTGAAACAGTAGCAACCGATGTTGACATAGCATTTAAGACTGCCTTGTGGTATTGGATGACCAATGTGCACTCTGTCATAGACCAAGGGTTCGGTGCGACCATTCGGGCTATTAACAGTATCGAATGCGATGGTGGCAACACTGCTGCTGTCAATGCTCGTGTCGAGTATTATACTGAATACTGCAATGAGCTTGGTGTTTCGACGGGGGATAATCTGACTTGCTAG